The proteins below come from a single Saccharopolyspora sp. SCSIO 74807 genomic window:
- a CDS encoding TadE/TadG family type IV pilus assembly protein has translation MNTHAREQGSASLELAVLTPVVLLVLALVIAGARIVTAHAALDTATAAAARAATLTRTAPAAQTAAQRAADHTLGQNGLRCAQRQTTVDTSGFATAPGQPGTVTVTASCTVPLADLALPGLPGRVPLSSSFASPLDPYRERT, from the coding sequence ATGAACACCCACGCGCGCGAACAGGGATCGGCCAGTCTCGAACTAGCCGTGCTGACGCCGGTCGTGCTGCTGGTGCTGGCCCTGGTCATCGCCGGAGCACGGATCGTGACCGCACACGCGGCGCTGGACACCGCCACCGCCGCAGCCGCCCGCGCCGCCACCCTGACCCGCACCGCCCCCGCCGCACAGACCGCCGCGCAGCGCGCCGCCGACCACACTCTCGGCCAGAACGGCCTGCGCTGCGCCCAGCGACAGACCACTGTGGACACCAGTGGCTTCGCGACCGCGCCGGGACAACCGGGCACCGTGACCGTGACCGCCTCCTGCACCGTACCACTGGCTGATCTCGCGCTACCCGGCCTACCGGGTCGTGTGCCGCTCTCGAGCAGCTTCGCCAGTCCCCTGGACCCGTACCGGGAGCGCACATGA